The Duganella sp. BuS-21 sequence GCGCGGATCGAGCGGCGCGAGGTGATGGCGGCGTCGACCGCTTGTTGGGCTGGATTGGAAATCATGCTGTTTTGATCACTTTGATTCACTTTGGTTTCCTGACCACGAATATGACACCGGTGACGGCCAGCACCATGCCAGCCATGCCGAGGGCGTTAAACGCTTCGCCAAACATCAGCCACGCCATGATAGCGGTGGTGGGCGGCGTCAGATACATCAAGCTGGTGACCTGGGTGGCGTCATTTCTGCGGATCAGCGCAAACAACAGGAAGATCGCGCCGATCGACAAGCCCAACACCGACCACAACAAAGCACCAATAAAGCGCGGCTCCCACTGCACGGCAGCAAAATCCGGGCCTAGTCCTTCGAACAGAACAGCCAGCGGCAATACCACCACGGTGGACGCCGCAAACTGGATCACCGTGCCCACGCGCAGGTCGAATTGCGGGCAGTGATGTTTTTGATACAGGGTGCCCGCCGTGATACTTAGCAGTGCAAGCACGCACAACAAAATGGCATCCAGCGACAGGCCGACCAGCTGAACCTTCGCCGCCACCACCAGCCCCACACCGCCTATACCGAACAACAGGCCCAGCCACTGGGCGGGACGCACCTTTTCTCCGATCAGCGGCGCCGCGAAGGCGGTCAGGATCGGCTGCATGCCGACGATCAGGGCCGACAAGCCGGCCGGCATGCCCTGCTTGATGGCGCACCAGACGCCGATCAGGTAGCCGGCCTGCACCAGCACCCCGGCAACGGCGATATGACCGATCTTGCCATGCGGCCAAGGCGCTTTGAGCACCAGCACCGCCGGCGCCAGCAACGCCAGCACGCCGAGGAAGCGCATCAGCAGAAAAGTCAGCGGCGGCGCGTAAGGCAAGCCGAACTTGGCCACGATGAAGCCACTACTCCAGAGCAACACAAAAAACAACGGCAGCGGCGACAGGAAACTGGCTTGCGCGGCGGGCGGCACAGCTTTGGAGGTTTCTGGCATCAGGCAGACTTGTGATCTAAAAGGCAATCGGCGCCGGATTACGGCGCCGACTCGGGATGGCATTAGTCTAACACGGTAGGGATTTCCTCACCCGCAAGCCCCTGTTTTCCACATGCTTAAGGAATAGTTCTTTTGGAAAATGTTTCCATTAGATGAAGTTTTGGTGCTTTGGTGCAATGCACAAAAAATCGCTTGACTTAATTTCTGAAGGCCGTAAAATCGGGTTTGTTGCGTTGCACAATTTGTTGTTCGGTCTGAAACGTAGTTTGCTTGTTTCTCACCGACGGTAGAAACACCAGCAGTATTCACTTAACGACTATTTTTCCTGGAGAACCACATGTTTTCAATTCCTGAGCAATTTTCGAATGCGACCAAAGCTAACTTTGAAGCCCAATTCGCTATTTTCTCGACCCTGACCAATAAAGCATTTGAAGGCGTGGAGAAATTCGTCGATCTGAACCTGACCGCCGCCAAAGCATCGCTGGAAGAATCGTCGGCAACCACCAAGCAATTGCTGGCTGCTAAAGATCCACAAGAATTCTTCTCGCTGGCCGCAGCTCAAGCTCAGCCAAACGCAGAAAAGACCATCGCTTATGGCCGTCACCTGGCGACCATCGCATCGAGCACCAGTGCTGAATTCAGCAAAGCTGCTGAAACTCAAATCGCCGAAACCAACCGCAAGGTTATTTCGCTGGTTGAAGAAGTCAGCAAAAACGCACCAGCCGGTTCGGAAAACGCAGTAGCCCTGTTTAAATCGGCTATCGGCAATGCGAATGCCGGTTACGAGCAATTCACCAAAACGGCAAAACAAGCTGTTGAATCGCTGGAAACCAACGTCAGCGCCGCTGTGAACCAATTCACCGCTGCCGCCGCTAAAGTGGCTCCAGCCAAGAAATAATACAGGACGCCGGCACGGTAGGGTGCCGGCATCCCGTTGTCATGGTCTCCTCGGCATCCGTGGTTTCCGCTACAAACGGGTGTCCTTAAAAGCCTCGGTTCATCCCGGGGCTTTTTTTTATTTAGATGTTTGCGGCACCTGCGAAACCCGCACACCGCTGCGGCCAGGGTCCGACCCCGTACGGGGGCGGACCCTTTTGCTTGGGGTACTAACTGCTGCGACCCAAACAGCCTAGCCCCTTCTTACGCTGGAAAATGGCATTTACGTGCCAAAATCTGGCATGGATAGGTGGTAAAAAAGCCGCCCGGATCGCTCGGGACGGCTGTTTACGGCGGACCAGGCCTTACTCGCCCAGGTAGGCGGCCTTCACGCGTGGATCATCCAGCATGTCCTGCGCGTTGCCCGTCATGGTGATATTGCCGGAGTCCATGACATAACCGCGATGTGCGGCCTGCAAGGCCAGCTTGGCATTTTGCTCCACCAGCAAAACGGTAATCCCCTCTTTCGATACATTCCGGATGACTTCGAAAATCTTATCAACCATAATCGGCGATAAACCCATCGATGGTTCATCCAATAACAGCAGCTGCGGATGCGACATTAATGCACGCGCCATCGCTAACATTTGCTGTTCACCACCGGATAATGTACCCGCCAATTGCTGTGCGCGTTCTTTTAAGCGGGGAAATACATCAAACCATTTCGCAATATCTGCTTCAATACCGGCTTTATCATTGCGAGTATATGCACCCATCATCAGATTCTCTTGAATCGACATACGGGTAAATACACCACGGCCCTCTGGAACCATCGCCAATTTCTTTTCCACCAAATGGAAGGATTTAGTACCTTTCAGGGTTTCGCCGTGATAAGTAATTGTTCCCTCGACTTTACATGGCGGCAAAGTTCCGGTAATGGCTTTCAGCGTCGTGGTTTTACCGGCGCCATTGGCGCCGATCAGCGCAATTAACTCACCCTGGTTGACTTCAAGATCGATGCCTTTAACGGCCTTGATGCCGCCGTACGCGACTTTCAGTCCCGATACTTTAAGAACGTTGTCGCTCATTAATGCGATCCTCCAAGGTAGGCTTCAATCACAGCCTGATTGCTTTGTATTTCAGCCGGCAGCCCTTCTGCAATCGGCTTGCCGTATTCGAGCACCATGATGCGATCGCACAAACTCATCATCATCTTGACGTCGTGTTCGATTAACAACACTGTCTTGCCCTGTTGTTTGATCTTGATCAAGAGTTCGCGCAATGCCAGTTTCTCGGTGGCGTTCATGCCGGCTGCCGGTTCGTCCAGCGCCAGCAGTTGCGGATCGGTCGCCAGCGCACGGGCGATCTCCAGGCGACGCTGGTCGCCGTAGGACAGGAATTTCGACGTGCGGTTGGCAAACTGGCCGATGCCGACGAAATCGAGCAGCTCCTGCGCACGCTTACGGATAGCCGCTTCTTCCTCGCGCGCCGCCTTGTGACGGAAAATCGCGCCAAATACGCCCTGTTTGGTGCGCACGTGGCGCCCCACCATGACGTTTTCCAGCGCCGTCATCTCGCCGAACAGGCGGATGTTCTGGAAAGTGCGGGCGATGCCGGCCTTGGCCACCTCATGCGGCGCCGACGGCGAATACGGCTTGCCGGCCAGCTCGAAGGTGCCGGTGTCCGGCTGGTACAGCCCGGTGATGACGTTGAAAAAAGTGGTCTTGCCGGCGCCGTTGGGGCCGATCAGGCCGTAAATCTGGCCTTGGGTGATCTTGATGCCAACATCGGTCAGCGCCTGCAAGCCGCCGAAGCGCTTGTTGACGCCGGCGATCTGGAGAATTACCTGTTCAGTCATTGTTGTCTCTTCCTCAAGCCGCCATCACGCCGGACGATTGATTCTTGGTGTCGGAATCGCCATCCGGGCGATCCTCGTGCTTGGGCGCGGGCCACAGGCCGGCCGGGCGATTCAGCATGATCAGCACCATGGCCAGGCCGTACAGCAGCTGGCGCAGCACTTCGGCCTCGATCAGCACGTGGCCGAACAGTTTTTCCTGCAATGGCTCGACGATGTGGCGCAGCACCTCCGGCAGGGCCGCCAGCAGCGCGCCGCCCATGATGACGCCCGGGATATGGCCGATCCCGCCCAGCACCACCATCGCCAGCACGGCGATCGACTCGGTCAGCGAGAACGATTCCGGCGACACAAAGCCCTGGAACGAAGCGAACATGGCGCCGGCGACGCCGCCGAACGAGGCGCCCATCGAGAACGCCAGCAGTTTCACGTTGCGGGTGTTGATGCCCATGGCCTTGGCGGCGATTTCGTCTTCGCGGATCGCCACCCAGGCACGGCCCAGGCGCGAGTGCTGGAGGCGCGAGGTGACGAACACCACCGCCACGCACAGCGCCAGGAACAGGAAGTAATAGGCGTTCACCGACGGCATGGCGTAGCTGCCGAGGTGCACGGTGGCGCGCGAGCCGGCCTCGCCGGCCAGGTTGACGCCGAATACGCGGATCGGGTCGATCAAGTTGATGCCCTGCGGACCGTTGGTGAAGTTAATCGGCTCGTTCAGGTTGTTCATAAAGATACGAATGATCTCGCCGAAACCCAGGGTCACGATGGCCAGGTAGTCGCCGCGCAGTTTCAGCGTCGGCGCACCCAGCAGCGCGCCGAAGAACGCTGCCAGCGCCGCAGCCAGCGGCACGATGATCCATACCGACAGGTGGATGCCGTTCTGCTGGATCTCCGGCCCCAGGATGGCCACCAGCGAATCGCCCAGCACCGGGTACTGGTTGATGATGGATTCCAGCAAGGTGGCGAACTGCGGCGATGACAGCAGGCCGGCCAGGTAGGCGCCCACCGCGTAGAACGCGATGTAGCCCAGGTCCAGCAGGCCGGCGAAGCCGACCACGATGTTCAGGCCCAGCGCCAGCATGATGTACAACAAGGCCATGTCGGCGATGCGCACCCAGGAGTTACCGAACTGCGAAGCAAAAAACGGGAAGGCCAGCAGCGCGATGATCAGCAGCGCCATGCTTGCATAGGCCTTGCGCGGATTGCGGGTGGTGTCGAAATTCATAATACCCATGTTCTGTACTCCTTACGCCCGGTCCGCGACACGCTCGCCCATGATGCCGGACGGACGCACCGTCAACACCAGGATCAGCACCACGAACGCAAAGATGTCCTGGTAGTGGCTGCCGAGGAAGCCGCCGGTCAGGTCGCCGATGTAGCCGGCGCCCAGGCTTTCGATAATGCCCAGCACGATCCCGCCCAGCATGGCGCCGTAGATGTTGCCGATGCCGCCCAGCACCGCTGCGCAGAAGGCTTTCAGGCCCGGCAGGAAGCCCATCGAGAACTGGATCGAGGCGTAGTTGGCGCCCCACATCACGCCGGCCACGGCCGCCAGCGCCGCGCCCAGCGCGAAGGTGGCGATGATGACCTTGTTCGAATCGACGCCCATCAGGCCGGCCACGCGTGGATTTTCCGCCGTGGCGCGCATCGCGCGGCCCATGCGGGTTTTTTCCACCAGCAGCACCAGGCCGGCCATCGATACCAGCGCCAGCGCCAGCAGCAGGATCTGGGTCGGCGAGATCAGCGCGCCGCCGATGGCGATCGGATCGGCCGGCAGCAGTTGCGGAAACGGCAGCGGGTTACGGCCCCAGATCATCATGGCGAAGGTGTTCAGCAGGGTCGAGACGCCGATCGCGGTGATCAGCGGCGCCAGGCGGGGCGCGTTGCGCAGGCTGCGGTAGGCCACGCGCTCGATGATGACGTTGACAATCATGCAAACCGGAATGGCGCCGCCGATGGCGATCGCCAGCTTGATATAGCCGGGTAATTCGGGGAAATGCGTGTTGAGGATGTTGAGGATGGTGAGGCCGGTCATGGCGCCGATCATCAGCACATCGCCGTGGGCGAAGTTAATCAGATTCAGCACGCCGTACACCATGGTGTAGCCCAGCGCGACCAGTGCGTACATGCTGCCCAGCACTAGCCCGTTAATAATTTGTTGGATAAAAGTATCCATGTGTGCCCTTACCTATTGTTATGCGACCATCTAACAAAAACGGCACCCGGGTGTCCCCGTAGTGCCGCCGTTGACTACACGTTCACGATGCAAGTTTCATGCCTGATCGTAGTCTGCGCCGCCCCGGATAATTAAGCCGAAACGACAACTTTTTAGAGCGAGGCAAATGATAACGAGAATTCCGAAAAACTAATCGTGGAAAAATCTCAACGGAGCGGAATTATATTCCGCTCCATGGGCATTGGTTTAGACCTTGCCCTCGATTGGTGCAAGTTTTGGCAAGCCATCCAGGCCTTTGGGCAACGGGAACGTGACGTTCTCCTCCACGCCTTCGAGTGGGCGCACGCTGCGCACGCCCAGTTCCTTCAGGCGGTCGATCACGGCCTGCACCAGCACTTCGGGCGCCGAGGCGCCGGCGGTGACGCCCACGCGCAGCTTGCCGTCCAGCCAGCTCGGGTCGATCTGGCTGGCGTTGTCGATCATGTAGGCGGGCGTGCCCATCTTGTCCGCCACTTCGCGCAGGCGGTTGGAGTTGGAGCTGTTCGGACTGCCGACCACGATCACCACCTCCACTTGCGGCGCCATGAACTTCACGGCTTCCTGGCGGTTGGTGGTGGCGTAGCAGATGTCGCCTTTTTTCGGTTCGATAATGGCCGGGTATTTGAGCTTCAATGCGGCAATAATGTCGGCGGTGTCATCCACCGACAAC is a genomic window containing:
- a CDS encoding DMT family transporter encodes the protein MPETSKAVPPAAQASFLSPLPLFFVLLWSSGFIVAKFGLPYAPPLTFLLMRFLGVLALLAPAVLVLKAPWPHGKIGHIAVAGVLVQAGYLIGVWCAIKQGMPAGLSALIVGMQPILTAFAAPLIGEKVRPAQWLGLLFGIGGVGLVVAAKVQLVGLSLDAILLCVLALLSITAGTLYQKHHCPQFDLRVGTVIQFAASTVVVLPLAVLFEGLGPDFAAVQWEPRFIGALLWSVLGLSIGAIFLLFALIRRNDATQVTSLMYLTPPTTAIMAWLMFGEAFNALGMAGMVLAVTGVIFVVRKPK
- the phaP gene encoding TIGR01841 family phasin (Members of this family are phasins (small proteins associated with inclusions such as PHA granules). Note that several different families of phasins have been named PhaP despite very little sequence similarity to each other.): MFSIPEQFSNATKANFEAQFAIFSTLTNKAFEGVEKFVDLNLTAAKASLEESSATTKQLLAAKDPQEFFSLAAAQAQPNAEKTIAYGRHLATIASSTSAEFSKAAETQIAETNRKVISLVEEVSKNAPAGSENAVALFKSAIGNANAGYEQFTKTAKQAVESLETNVSAAVNQFTAAAAKVAPAKK
- a CDS encoding ABC transporter ATP-binding protein; amino-acid sequence: MSDNVLKVSGLKVAYGGIKAVKGIDLEVNQGELIALIGANGAGKTTTLKAITGTLPPCKVEGTITYHGETLKGTKSFHLVEKKLAMVPEGRGVFTRMSIQENLMMGAYTRNDKAGIEADIAKWFDVFPRLKERAQQLAGTLSGGEQQMLAMARALMSHPQLLLLDEPSMGLSPIMVDKIFEVIRNVSKEGITVLLVEQNAKLALQAAHRGYVMDSGNITMTGNAQDMLDDPRVKAAYLGE
- a CDS encoding ABC transporter ATP-binding protein, encoding MTEQVILQIAGVNKRFGGLQALTDVGIKITQGQIYGLIGPNGAGKTTFFNVITGLYQPDTGTFELAGKPYSPSAPHEVAKAGIARTFQNIRLFGEMTALENVMVGRHVRTKQGVFGAIFRHKAAREEEAAIRKRAQELLDFVGIGQFANRTSKFLSYGDQRRLEIARALATDPQLLALDEPAAGMNATEKLALRELLIKIKQQGKTVLLIEHDVKMMMSLCDRIMVLEYGKPIAEGLPAEIQSNQAVIEAYLGGSH
- a CDS encoding ABC transporter ATP-binding protein, whose translation is MGIMNFDTTRNPRKAYASMALLIIALLAFPFFASQFGNSWVRIADMALLYIMLALGLNIVVGFAGLLDLGYIAFYAVGAYLAGLLSSPQFATLLESIINQYPVLGDSLVAILGPEIQQNGIHLSVWIIVPLAAALAAFFGALLGAPTLKLRGDYLAIVTLGFGEIIRIFMNNLNEPINFTNGPQGINLIDPIRVFGVNLAGEAGSRATVHLGSYAMPSVNAYYFLFLALCVAVVFVTSRLQHSRLGRAWVAIREDEIAAKAMGINTRNVKLLAFSMGASFGGVAGAMFASFQGFVSPESFSLTESIAVLAMVVLGGIGHIPGVIMGGALLAALPEVLRHIVEPLQEKLFGHVLIEAEVLRQLLYGLAMVLIMLNRPAGLWPAPKHEDRPDGDSDTKNQSSGVMAA
- a CDS encoding branched-chain amino acid ABC transporter permease, coding for MDTFIQQIINGLVLGSMYALVALGYTMVYGVLNLINFAHGDVLMIGAMTGLTILNILNTHFPELPGYIKLAIAIGGAIPVCMIVNVIIERVAYRSLRNAPRLAPLITAIGVSTLLNTFAMMIWGRNPLPFPQLLPADPIAIGGALISPTQILLLALALVSMAGLVLLVEKTRMGRAMRATAENPRVAGLMGVDSNKVIIATFALGAALAAVAGVMWGANYASIQFSMGFLPGLKAFCAAVLGGIGNIYGAMLGGIVLGIIESLGAGYIGDLTGGFLGSHYQDIFAFVVLILVLTVRPSGIMGERVADRA